CGCCAACGACGCCGCCCCCTACTCCGGTGGCGACCCGTACGCCGACTACCGCTCCGGTGACTTCCCCTTCACCGAGCTCGTCGACCTCGCCGACCGCCGCCTCGGCGGCGGGGTCGTGGCCGCCAACGACGAGTTCTTCGCCGAGCGCGAGAACCTCCTCGTCCGCGAGCGGGCCGTATTCGACCCGGAGCACTTCGGTCACAAGGGCAAGATCATGGACGGCTGGGAGACGCGCCGACGCCGCGGCGCCGACGCCGACAACGTCTTCCCCGCCCCCGAGGACCACGACTGGGCGATCGTCCGCCTCGGCGCCCCCGGTGTGATCCGCGGCATCGTCGTCGACACCGCGCACTTCCGCGGCAACTACCCGCAGCGCGTCTCGATCCAGGCCACCGCCGTCGAGGGCACGGCCGGCCCCGCCGAGCTCGCCGAAGCGAAGTGGGAGGAGCTCGTCCCGCCGACCCCCGTGCGCGGCCACGCCGCCAACGGCTTCGCGATCGACGCCGAGCGCCGCTACACCCACCTGCGCCTCTGCCAGCACCCGGACGGCGGCATCGCCCGCCTCCGCGTCCACGGCGAGGTCGTGCCCGACCCCGAGTGGCTGGAGCTCCTCGGCACCCTCGACCTGATCTCCGTACTCAACGGCGGCTCGTACGAGGACGCGTCGGACAAGTTCTACTCCTCGCCGACGCAGATCATCCTGCCCGGCACCTCCCGCAAGATGGACGACGGCTGGGAGAACCGCCGCCGCCGGGTCCGCGGCACCAACGACTGGGTCCGCTTCCGGCTCGCCGCCCAGGGCGCCGTCCGCGCCGTCGAGATCGACACCGCCTACCTCAAGGGCAACTCGGCCGGCTGGATCGCGCTCCAGGGGCGCAACGGGGAGACGGGGGAGTGGTTCGAGATCATCCCCCGCACCAAGCTCCAGCCCGACACCCTCCACCGCTTCAAGCTCCCGGCCCAGGCCGTCGTCACCCACGTACGCCTCGACGCCTTCCCCGACGGCGGCGTCGCCCGGATGCGGCTCCACGGCACGCTGACGGAGCAGGGCGCGTCCGACCTCCGCGCCCGGTACGCGGCGCTCGGCGGCTGACCGCGACGGCTGACCCCGCAGGTCCGCCACAGCTTCCGCCCGGCGGCGCGGCCGCGCGCCGACGCCCGCCCGCCGGGCGGACTCCAGACGCGGCGAAGGGGCACCTCCGTGGGGGAGGGTGCCCCTTCGTCGTTCCCCCGACGCCTGCGAAGATCATCCGGCTGTGCGCGACCGTCGAACACCTGGGGGACCGATGAAACGATTCCGATCGACAGCGAGAAGGGGAGTGGCCCGGCTCGCGGCCGCGCTCGCCCTCGCCGGGGCGCTGCTCGCCGGCCTCACCGCCCCGGCCTTCGCCGAGGACGTCGTCGACCCGGCCACCGCGCCGCCCGTCCGCACGATCACGTACAACGTGTGCGGCGCGCACGACTGCCAGACCGACCTCGACCTGACCGCCTGGACGGCCGAGCTCGTCGAGCAGACCCTGGCCTGGGACACGGACGCCCTCATGCTCCAGGAGCTGTGCTTCGGCCAGTGGGCGGCCCTGCGTGACGCCCTCCCCGGCTACAGCGGCGTGTGGACGTCCACCACGACCGATCCCGACTGCGGCGACTGGTCCGTCACCGGCGACACCCGGTTCGGCCTCGGCGTCTTCGTCAAGGCCCCCGCCGTGGAGCGGTACGCGGCGAACCTGACCGTCCCCGCGGGCAAGGAGCCCCGCTCGGTGCTCTGCGCGCGCGGCCCGGTCGACGGCCGCACCACGCTCGCCTGCACCACCCACCTCGCCCAGTACATCGAGCCGGACAACGGCTCCGCGCAGGCGATGGGGTACATCGACACCTGGGCCGCCGGAGCCCCGGTGATCCTCGGCGCCGACCTCAACGCGGGCACGGGCACGGAGTACGACCCCGTCCTGAACCCGATCCGCACAGGCCTGCCCGGCACCGGCCCCTTCGCCGAGGCCGACGGGACCGACCAGACCTTCTTCACCGAAGCGTGCAAGGGCAGCGGCGCCACCTCCTGCCACACCGGTGAGCCGACCATCGCGAGCGGCAAGAAGTTCGACCACGTCTTCCTCAGCGCGCGCGACTTCCACACCGTGCGGGCCGACGCGTTCGAACCCGAGTCGCCCGGCGTCAAGCCGCTCTCCGACCACAAGCTGCTCCGCGCCGCCGCCCGCCCGGTCTCCGCCGGCGACACCGATCTGACCGGCGACGGCCGCCCCGACCTCCTCGCGGTCAAGGACGACGGCAATCTGCGGCTGTACCCCGGGACGGGCGACGGCGTCCTGGGCAGCCAGCGCCAGATCGGCACCGGCGGCTGGGCCGGAGCCGTCGTCAGCCACCGCGGCGACTGGACCGGCGACGGCCGTCCCGATGTGCTGGCCCGCATCGGCAACGACCTGTGGGTCTATCCCAACACCGGCGGCGGCGATCTCGGCCCGCGCGTCGCCATGGGCGGCCGGCCGACCGGCTGGAGCGGCCTCACGCCGCTCGCTGCGGGCGACGTCGACGGCGACGGCCTGCCCGACGTCCTCGTCCGCAGCGCCACCGGCCTGTGGCTGCACCGGGGTGGCGTGCCCACGGCCGGACAGCCCACCTTCGCACCCAGGGCCGCCGTCCAGATCGGGTCCGCGGAGTGGGCCGGGTACGACGTGCTGACCCCCGGCGACACGGTCGGCGAGGTCAAGGCCGACGTGTGGGCCCGGGACCGCGCGACCGGTGAGATCAAGCAGTACCAGGGCAAGGGAACCCAGCACCTCGGCACCTCCCCGACCGTCCTCGGCGGCGCCGGTACGGCGACCGTCGCCGACCGCCGCCTCCTGCTGTCGGCCGGCGACGTGAACGGTGACGGCACCCCCGACCTGTGGTCCACCCGTACCGCGGGCACCGCCGAGAACCTGGAGTTCCTGCCGGGCACGCCCACCGGCTTCGCGCCCGCCGTGACCGTCGGCACCGGCGGCTGGCAGTGGATCGACTCCCTGGGCTGACCCCGCCAGGCACAGAGAGGAAGGGCCCCCCGGACCAGCCGGTCCGGGGGGCCCTTCCTCGTCTCACTCCCGTCAGGCGGCAGCCGCGTCCGCGGCCTGCGCCTTCAGGGCGCGCTCGACGCCCGCGCGGCACTCCGTCACCAGACGCCGCAGCGCCGGGGCCGGGTCGTGCTCCGCGATCCACGCGTCCGTCGCGTCCAGGGTCGCCTGCGAGACCTGGATCGTCGGGTAGAGGCCCACCACGATCTGCTGGATGATCTCGTGGCTGCGGGTCTCCGAGATGCCCTTGATCGACGCGAAGTACTTCGCCGTGTACGGGGCGAGCAGCTCGCGCTGGTCGGACTGGACGAAGCCGGCGATGACCGACTCCTGCACGGCGTTCGCCAGCTTGTCGTCCTCGACGACCGACGCCCAGGCCTCGGCCTTCGCGGCCTCCGTCGGACGGGCCGCACGCGCGGTCGCCGCATGCCGCTCGCCCGCCGCCGTGCGGTCGCGCTCCAGCTCGGCGGCGATCTCCGCCTCGTCGAAGCGGCCGGTGGCCGCGAGCCGCTGCACGAACGCCCAGCGCAGCTCGGTGTCGACGGCCAGGCCCTCGATCACCACACTGCCGTCGAGGAGCCCGGCGAGCACGTCGAGCTCGGCGTCCGTGCGGGCGGTCGCCGCGAAGGCCCGCGCCCACGCCAGCTGGTGGTCGCTGCCGCCCTTGGCGGCGCGCAGCTGCTCCTGGGCGAAGGTGCCCCAGCGCGCCAGGCCCTCGGCCCGCCACTCCGGCGCCGCGTACAACTCAAGGGCGGCCTTGACCTGGCCCTGGAGCGACTGGACCACGCCGATGTCGGACTCCTTGGCGACGCCGGAGAGCACGAGCTCCAGGTAGTCGCGGGTGGCCAGCTCGCCGTCGCGGGTCATGTCCCAGGCGGACGCCCAGCACAGGGCGCGCGGCAGCGAGTCGGCGAAGTCGCCGAGGTGCGCGGTGACGTTGGTGAGGGACACCTCGTCGAGGCGGACCTTCGCGTACGACAGGTCGTCGTCGTTGAGGAGGACGACCGCCGGGCGGGCCTTGCCCACGAGCTGCGGTACGGCGGTCAGCTCGGCGGCCTCGATGTCGAGTTCGAGGCGGTCGGTGCGGACCAGCTTGCCGCTCGCGTCGAGGTCGTAGAAGCCGATGGCGATCCGGTGCGGACGCAGGACGGCCTGGCCCTTGGCGCCGGCGGGCAGCGCCGGGGCCTCCTGCTTGACGGCGAAGGCGGTGATGGCGCCGTTCTCGTCGGTCTCGATCTCCGGGCGCAGGATGTTGATGCCGGCCGTCTCCAGCCACGCCTTCGACCAGGTCTTGAGGTCACGGCCGGAGGTCTCCTCCAGCGCGCCGAGCAGGTCGGAGAGGCGCGTGTTCCCGAAGGCGTGCGCCTGGAAGTAGGCCTGCACGCCCTTGAAGAACTCGTCCTCGCCGACGTAGGCGACGAGCTGCTTCAGGACGCTGGCGCCCTTGGCGTACGTGATCCCGTCGAAGTTGACGAGCACGTCCTCCAGGTCGTTGATCTCCGCCATGATCGGGTGCGTCGACGGGAGCTGGTCCTGGCGGTAGGCCCAGGTCTTCTCCGCGTTGGCGAAGGTCGTCCAGGCGTTCGGCCAGCGGGTGCCGGGCACCGAGGCCTGGCAGGCGACCGAGGTGAACGTGGCGAACGACTCGTTCAGCCAGAGGTCGTTCCACCACTCCATGGTGACGAGGTCGCCGAACCACATGTGGGCGAGCTCGTGCAGGATCGTCTCGGCCCGACGCTCGTACGCCGCGTCCGTCACCTTCGAGCGGAAGACGTACTGGTCGCGGATGGTGACCGCGCCCGCGTTCTCCATCGCGCCCGCGTTGAACTCCGGCACGAAGAGCTGGTCGTACTTGGCGAACGGGTAGTCGTACGCGAACTTCTCCTGGAACCAGTCGAAGCCCTGGCGCGTGACGTCGAAGATGTGGTCGGCGTCGAGGAACTCGGCGAGCGACGGACGGCAGTAGATGCCGAGCGGGACGCTCTGCCCGTCCTTCTCGTACGAGGAGTGCACCGAGTGGTACGGGCCGACGATCAGTGCCGTGATGTACGTGGAGATGCGGGGGGTGGGCTCGAAGTGCCATACATTCGAGTCGGGGCCCTTCGGCGTCTCCGGCGTCGGCGAGTTGGAGATCACCTTCCAGCCCGTCGGGGCCTTCACGGTGAACTGGAAGGTCGCCTTCAGGTCGGGCTGCTCGAACGAGGCGAACACGCGCCGCGCGTCCGGCACCTCGAACTGGGTGTACAGATAGGCCTGGTCGTCGACCGGGTCGACGAAGCGGTGCAGGCCCTCACCGGTGTTGGTGTACGCGCAGTCGGCGACGACCTTGAGCTCGTTGCGGCCGGCCGGCAGATGACGCAGGGCGATCCGGGAGTCCCGGAACACGGCACCGATCTCCAGCGGGTGGCCGTTGAGCACGACCTCGTGGACGGCGGGGGCGACGAGATCGATGAAGGTCTCGGCGTCGGCCTCGGCGGAATCGAAGCGGACGGTGGTGACGGACCGGTAGGTGCCGCCCTCCTGCGCACCGGTGAGGTCGAGTTCGACCTCGTACGCGTCCACGGTCAGCAGCGCCGCCCGCTGCTTGGCCTCTTCACGGGTCAGGTTTGTGCCAGGCACCCGGTCAACTCCTCGGTTTCGTGACGTTTGGCCCATCCTTCCACGCGGTGCCTCAGCGGCGCACGGCACATTTCCACGGTCCGTCACCGCTGATCCGCACCAGCCCGGGCCCCGGCACGGCCGCGCTCGCCCGCACCTCGCCGACCCCGTTGACCAGCAGGTCCCGCTCCTCGTCGTCGTAGAGCGGATCCTGCGGCGGAGCGTGCCGGTGCACGGTGAACCGGGACACGCCGCCGTGCAGGAAGTCGAGGACCCCGGACGGCCCTTCGTAGACCACCAGATCGTGGGCGAGCCCCTCGATGTGACTGTCGAAGCGGCGTGCGTGGGAGAGGGGCAGCACCCGCAGCGTCCAGGGCGCGTCGGCCTCCACGCGAAGGGTCAGCGGCCGGGCGCGCGGGACGAGCGCGACCGTACGGGCCCGGACGTCGTCCTCGTACGCCGCGAGCAGGTACTCCTCGGCGCGGCCCTGCGCGTCGCAGGACTCGATGGTGGTGGAGAGGGAGTGGTACGACTCGATCTCCAGGAGCACCCAGCGGCCCGGCGGCAGCCCGGGATCGCAGCGCACGGTCTCCTTGCCGCGCCCCTGATAGGTGGCGGGCCGGAACTCCCCGCCGTACGGATCGGCCACGGGCCCGGGCGGGGCGGCGCGCGGCGGCGGGGGCACCGGCGCGGCCGACGGCGGTACGTAGCCGGGGCCCGGGATCGGGGGCGGCGGGGGCTCCACCACGATGCCGAAGTCCGTCGCGAGCCCGGCGAGCCCGGTGGCGTACCCCTGGTCGACCGGACGGAAGCGCCAGCCGCCGCCCTCCCGGCGGAACTCCCCGAAGAGGAGGGCCGTCTCCGTCGTCGCGTCCCCGATCGCGCGGTACGCCACGGTGGCCCCGGCCGCGTCCGTGACCCGCACGTCGAGCCCGGGCACCTGCCCGAAGGAGCCGCCGTCGGCGGACGCCACGACCACCAGACGCTCCACCTCGGGCTCCACGCGCGCGAGGTCCAGCCACAGCCAGTCCGCCGCCGGGCTGCCGGGCGCGCCCGGGGCCGACCTCCCCAGGTGCCGTACGGCGCCCGACGGATGGTCGGTCCGGTTGTAGAAGACCAGATCCGCATCGCCCCGGACCCGGGCCCCGGACCCCAGGAGCAGCGCCGAGACGTCCACGTCGGGCACCCCGTGCCCGGTCCGCCAGCTGACGGCGACGTGGAGGACCTGAGGGGGCACCGCGATGCCGGCTCCCCTGGGTGTCTGGGTCATGAGGGAACTGTGGCACGGCCGGGTACGCCTGAGGGGCGGCTCCCCGCAACGGGAGGCCGCCCCTCATGGCCGTACGGACCGGTTCGGCTAGCCCTTGAGCTCCGCCGCGACGAGCTCCGCGATCTGCACCGCGTTCAGCGCGGCGCCCTTGCGCAGGTTGTCGTTGGAGAGGAACAGCGCGAGGCCGTTCTCGACCGTCTCGTCGACGCGGATGCGGCCGACGTACGAGGCGTCCTTGCCGGCCGCCTGGAGCGGGGTCGGGATCTCGGAGAGCTCGACGCCGTCGGCGTCCTTGAGCAGCTCGTAGGCGCGCTCGACGCTGATCGGGCGGTCGAAGCGGACGTTGACCTGGAGCGAGTGGCCGGAGAAGACCGGGACGCGCACGCAGGTGCCGGAGACCTTGAGCTCCGGGATCTCCAGGATCTTGCGGGACTCGTGGCGGAGCTTCTGCTCCTCGTCGGTCTCGAAGGAGCCGTCGTCGACGATCGAACCGGCGAGCGGGACCACGTTGAAGGCGATCGGGCGCTGGTAGACGGCCGGCGCGGGGAACTCGACGGCCTCGCCGTCGAACGCCAGCTGGTCGGCGGTCTCGGCCACGGCACACGCCTGCGTGCGCAGCTCGGCGACACCGGCCACGCCCGAGCCGGAGACGGCCTGGTAGGTGGTGGCGATCAGCGCGGTCAGGCCGGCCTCCTGGTGGAGGGGCTTGAGGACCGGCATGGCGGCCATCGTGGTGCAGTTCGGGTTGGCGATGATGCCCTTGGGGCGGTCCTTGATCGCGTGCGCGTTGACCTCGGAGACGACCAGCGGGACCTCGGGGTCGCGACGCCAGGCGGAGGAATTGTCGATCACGACGGCGCCCTGGGAGGCGACCTTCTCGGCGAGGGCCTTGGAGGTGGCGCCACCGGCGGAGAAGAGGACGATGTCCAGGCCGGTGTAGTCGGCGGTGGAGGCGTCCTCGACCGTGACGCCGTCGACGACGGTGCCGGCGGAGCGGGCGGACGCGAAGAGCCGCAGCTCGTCGAGGGGGCCAAGAGGAGAGTTGGCAGCCCGCTCGGCCAGGATGCTGCGCATGACTGTGCCGACCTGACCGGTGGCTCCGACGATTCCGACCTTCACGGGGACTCCTCCGTACGTATGTGCAGGGTGCTGCCGGTCCATGATGCGTATGTCCCGGGGCGCCTTGTCCAATCCATTGTCCACAGGTCGGGACGT
The sequence above is a segment of the Streptomyces sp. NBC_01255 genome. Coding sequences within it:
- the alc gene encoding allantoicase, which produces MSFDANDENTDPHANDAAPYSGGDPYADYRSGDFPFTELVDLADRRLGGGVVAANDEFFAERENLLVRERAVFDPEHFGHKGKIMDGWETRRRRGADADNVFPAPEDHDWAIVRLGAPGVIRGIVVDTAHFRGNYPQRVSIQATAVEGTAGPAELAEAKWEELVPPTPVRGHAANGFAIDAERRYTHLRLCQHPDGGIARLRVHGEVVPDPEWLELLGTLDLISVLNGGSYEDASDKFYSSPTQIILPGTSRKMDDGWENRRRRVRGTNDWVRFRLAAQGAVRAVEIDTAYLKGNSAGWIALQGRNGETGEWFEIIPRTKLQPDTLHRFKLPAQAVVTHVRLDAFPDGGVARMRLHGTLTEQGASDLRARYAALGG
- a CDS encoding FG-GAP-like repeat-containing protein; the protein is MARLAAALALAGALLAGLTAPAFAEDVVDPATAPPVRTITYNVCGAHDCQTDLDLTAWTAELVEQTLAWDTDALMLQELCFGQWAALRDALPGYSGVWTSTTTDPDCGDWSVTGDTRFGLGVFVKAPAVERYAANLTVPAGKEPRSVLCARGPVDGRTTLACTTHLAQYIEPDNGSAQAMGYIDTWAAGAPVILGADLNAGTGTEYDPVLNPIRTGLPGTGPFAEADGTDQTFFTEACKGSGATSCHTGEPTIASGKKFDHVFLSARDFHTVRADAFEPESPGVKPLSDHKLLRAAARPVSAGDTDLTGDGRPDLLAVKDDGNLRLYPGTGDGVLGSQRQIGTGGWAGAVVSHRGDWTGDGRPDVLARIGNDLWVYPNTGGGDLGPRVAMGGRPTGWSGLTPLAAGDVDGDGLPDVLVRSATGLWLHRGGVPTAGQPTFAPRAAVQIGSAEWAGYDVLTPGDTVGEVKADVWARDRATGEIKQYQGKGTQHLGTSPTVLGGAGTATVADRRLLLSAGDVNGDGTPDLWSTRTAGTAENLEFLPGTPTGFAPAVTVGTGGWQWIDSLG
- a CDS encoding TerD family protein → MTQTPRGAGIAVPPQVLHVAVSWRTGHGVPDVDVSALLLGSGARVRGDADLVFYNRTDHPSGAVRHLGRSAPGAPGSPAADWLWLDLARVEPEVERLVVVASADGGSFGQVPGLDVRVTDAAGATVAYRAIGDATTETALLFGEFRREGGGWRFRPVDQGYATGLAGLATDFGIVVEPPPPPIPGPGYVPPSAAPVPPPPRAAPPGPVADPYGGEFRPATYQGRGKETVRCDPGLPPGRWVLLEIESYHSLSTTIESCDAQGRAEEYLLAAYEDDVRARTVALVPRARPLTLRVEADAPWTLRVLPLSHARRFDSHIEGLAHDLVVYEGPSGVLDFLHGGVSRFTVHRHAPPQDPLYDDEERDLLVNGVGEVRASAAVPGPGLVRISGDGPWKCAVRR
- a CDS encoding aspartate-semialdehyde dehydrogenase — translated: MKVGIVGATGQVGTVMRSILAERAANSPLGPLDELRLFASARSAGTVVDGVTVEDASTADYTGLDIVLFSAGGATSKALAEKVASQGAVVIDNSSAWRRDPEVPLVVSEVNAHAIKDRPKGIIANPNCTTMAAMPVLKPLHQEAGLTALIATTYQAVSGSGVAGVAELRTQACAVAETADQLAFDGEAVEFPAPAVYQRPIAFNVVPLAGSIVDDGSFETDEEQKLRHESRKILEIPELKVSGTCVRVPVFSGHSLQVNVRFDRPISVERAYELLKDADGVELSEIPTPLQAAGKDASYVGRIRVDETVENGLALFLSNDNLRKGAALNAVQIAELVAAELKG
- the pepN gene encoding aminopeptidase N; this encodes MPGTNLTREEAKQRAALLTVDAYEVELDLTGAQEGGTYRSVTTVRFDSAEADAETFIDLVAPAVHEVVLNGHPLEIGAVFRDSRIALRHLPAGRNELKVVADCAYTNTGEGLHRFVDPVDDQAYLYTQFEVPDARRVFASFEQPDLKATFQFTVKAPTGWKVISNSPTPETPKGPDSNVWHFEPTPRISTYITALIVGPYHSVHSSYEKDGQSVPLGIYCRPSLAEFLDADHIFDVTRQGFDWFQEKFAYDYPFAKYDQLFVPEFNAGAMENAGAVTIRDQYVFRSKVTDAAYERRAETILHELAHMWFGDLVTMEWWNDLWLNESFATFTSVACQASVPGTRWPNAWTTFANAEKTWAYRQDQLPSTHPIMAEINDLEDVLVNFDGITYAKGASVLKQLVAYVGEDEFFKGVQAYFQAHAFGNTRLSDLLGALEETSGRDLKTWSKAWLETAGINILRPEIETDENGAITAFAVKQEAPALPAGAKGQAVLRPHRIAIGFYDLDASGKLVRTDRLELDIEAAELTAVPQLVGKARPAVVLLNDDDLSYAKVRLDEVSLTNVTAHLGDFADSLPRALCWASAWDMTRDGELATRDYLELVLSGVAKESDIGVVQSLQGQVKAALELYAAPEWRAEGLARWGTFAQEQLRAAKGGSDHQLAWARAFAATARTDAELDVLAGLLDGSVVIEGLAVDTELRWAFVQRLAATGRFDEAEIAAELERDRTAAGERHAATARAARPTEAAKAEAWASVVEDDKLANAVQESVIAGFVQSDQRELLAPYTAKYFASIKGISETRSHEIIQQIVVGLYPTIQVSQATLDATDAWIAEHDPAPALRRLVTECRAGVERALKAQAADAAAA